The following proteins are encoded in a genomic region of Chelmon rostratus isolate fCheRos1 chromosome 3, fCheRos1.pri, whole genome shotgun sequence:
- the krt222 gene encoding keratin, type I cytoskeletal 18, translating to MDLQDSSHTMWGLNARLKGFLEQVNRLQETNQRLEAQITDWGIRSTSRSRDWSQQEQTVNELRAQVGKLLMENAQLALQSDSMKSRAAAIQARCETEERNTRCLEQQVDLLRQSKRKADESSVTLQADIRHSMTELQEMHQEFEAARALELQRAGSCEALLVTATGPEEEDGTGMELTQLLDRIRAQCDQSRLPGPGERHLGLGAVSNPLPGLVGPSLSGAAAAAASRAHGGALTEEEAAWAQVSLGSSALREARAELAEARKQWHSLQVEIETLHALEKGLESSLQSTQQLYSNQLQDLSQVIAGLESELEQVRSGLATQRQRHSQLLNTKMRLEREIATYRRLLEREEGRYMGRNGQPVGLRPWRSFVEEPKENGFENGFSDPAVTPDEPKSEPLPEIPSLLPADNGLKKSILHRQQSLVILTEPEQDKDLPISTVKTQEILQGNVVRESAEGHGTIETEKIDKVIKQWEGSFFRGNPKLRKKSVSLRFDLHMAAADEGCAQTKQDSLPDVEVRLIMKRSRSIPTITQ from the exons ATGGACTTGCAGGACTCCAGTCACACCATGTGGGGTCTGAATGCCCGATTGAAGGGCTTCCTGGAGCAGGTGAACAGGCTGCAGGAGACCAACCAGCGGCTGGAGGCTCAGATAACCGACTGGGGCATTAGGAGCACCTCACGCTCCCGGGACTGGTCCCAGCAGGAACAGACTGTCAATGAGCTTCGTGCCCAG gTTGGTAAACTACTGATGGAGAATGCCCAGCTGGCATTGCAGTCTGACAGCATGAAGTCCAGAGCTGCTGCCATCCAGGCCAG GTGTGAGACGGAGGAGAGGAACACCAGGTGCCTGGAGCAACAGGTGGATCTGCTCAGGCAGTCAAAGAGGAAGGCAGATGAGAGCAGCGTGACACTGCAGGCAGACATTCGGCACTCcatgactgagctgcaggagatgCACCAGGAGTTTGAG GCAGCCCGGGCTCTAGAGCTGCAGCGGGCCGGCTCTTGCGAGGCTTTGTTAGTGACGGCCACAGGaccggaggaggaggatggcACAGGGATGGAGCTCACCCAGCTCCTCGACAGAATCAGAGCGCAGTGCGATCAGAGCAGACTTCCCGGCCCGGGCGAGAGACACCTCGGCCTGGGTGCCGTGTCAAATCCGCTCCCCGGCTTGGTCGGGCCTAGCctctctggagcagcagcagcagcagcatctcgaGCACACGGAGGAGCTCTCACTGAG GAGGAGGCAGCGTGGGCGCAGGTGAGCCTCGGCAGCTCCGCCCTGAGGGAGGCCCGGGCCGAGCTCGCTGAGGCCAGGAAGCAGTGGCACTCCCTGCAGGTGGAGATTGAGACCCTACATGCATTG GAGAAAGGCCTGGAGAGCTCCCTGCAGAGCACCCAGCAGCTGTACTCCAACCAGCTGCAGGACCTTTCCCAGGTCATCGCCGGGTTGGAGAGCGAGCTGGAGCAGGTGAGGAGTGGGCTGGCCACCCAGCGACAACGCCACAGCCAGCTCCTCAACACCAAGATGAGGCTGGAGCGGGAGATCGCTACTTACCGACGTCTCCTGGAGCGCGAAGAGGGCAG GTACATGGGCCGTAATGGGCAGCCAGTGGGTCTGCGGCCCTGGAGGTCTTTCGTGGAGGAGCCGAAAGAGAATGGGTTCGAGAATGGCTTCAGTGACCCTGCTGTGACACCAGATGAACCCAAGTCTGAACCCCTGCCTGAAATTCCTTCGCTCCTCCCAGCAGACAATGGGCTAAAGAAAAGCATACTGCATAGACAGCAAAGCCTTGTGATACTCacag AGCCAGAGCAAGATAAAGACTTGCCAATCTCCACTGTGAAGACTCAGGAGATTCTTCAGGGCAACGTGGTGCgagagagtgcagagggtcATGGCACCATTGA GACAGAGAAGATTGACAAGGTGATCAAGCAGTGGGAGGGCTCTTTCTTCAGAGGGAATCCCAAGCTGCGGAAGAAGTCGGTGTCGCTGCGCTTCGACCTGCACATGGCTGCAGCAGATGAGGGCTGCGCCCAGACTAAACAGGACAGCCTCCCTGACGTGGAGGTGCGTCTCATCATGAAGAGATCTCGCAGCATCCCAACTATCACACAGTAA